Genomic window (Rhinatrema bivittatum chromosome 9, aRhiBiv1.1, whole genome shotgun sequence):
ctggcttcagagcggcctctggaggaaggtaagagacctcctgcagcgcagcagcaggggggaatCGCAACATACTGATTGCagagatcctgaaaactagatctgTGTTTGCAGTCCTTACTGAGAGCCCGAGTCTTCAGAAACAGCTGTCCTAGCCAAATCCTCAACATCAGgcaaaaaaaatcccatgtaAAGGGTTCTGTGAAATAGGACAAAAGAGAAGCCAATAGGGCAAGAAATCATGGGCTAGAAATGAAGAGGACTATAGCACGTGCAGAAGACAGAGCTAAACATCACAGGGAGATAAGTAGTGCTGGCTCAGTACAATAGACAAAATGAGATTAATCAATGACCACAGCAGAATTTCAAGAAGCAAGGGCTGTAGTAAAAGACAGATGGGAGGCAGTAATGCTGACTGTGAGAGGAATTCTGTATTCAAAGTTCATCTACATGTAGGGATCTGCtacatttgcctagatttaggatcctaaattagcCACCTAATGCCTctaggttatccagctaaagcaATTACCAGATAACCTGGAGGCTATcagcaaattttatttattttatttatttaaatttcttatataccggcattcgcgatgggagtcgcatcatgccggtttacaaataataaggtgtgacaacagaataaatacttaataacttaaaaacattaacatgtgatagaagaataaggtagcagttacaataaaacagggataaaatgcaacttggaatgaagagaaggcaaaagagagattaacactgagataacaaaagaatgaccaaggtaaataaaaccaaggtaaataaaacctgcctcattaaaaaaaaaaaaaaaaaaagagagaacattattgagttgtcaaaggttgttgattaccctgacgggagttcttagttgcttgagttgagagtgggttcagttggtgtctggaaaggctttcaagaatagccaggttttaagtctttttctgaaagtggggaggcaaggttcctgtctcagttctggtgggatagaattccacaaggtaggtcctgctgtagagaaagccctgtctctgagagtcctatggttaaaggtttttgcaggaggcacctgtaatgagtctctgtaggactctctgataggtctgatgggAATTTTTAATTCCTGCCATTTGTCTGGCAAAGATCTGAACTtagacaaatgaaatgaatattgaCCCCATAGTGATTAACACTATTGCTACaatgcattgtgtgtgtgtgtatgctaatGTGTTGCTAACGAGTCTTTCATGTGTTTCTTTACAGATCAGACTCCCATCAATGTCAGCCCAAGTGCAAGGTCAGCATCCACTTGGCCAGCATATAACAGAGAGAAAGCTTCAGATTGTGTCTCTTCCATGACCGTCAGTCCCACTGTAGAAGAGATGGAAGCTACAGCAGATGCTCCTTCTTACTTCCTGCCTTCTCCGCCTCTCTTCATTACACTTCACACAGATTGGAACAGTGCCATGTCTGACTGGGGAATTGCCTGGGAGTTCCATATTTATGGGGTTGGCTCACTCTTTGGGTTAGTGGCCTTTATCTCCTTGCTgagcttgctctgtctcccttTCCGCTGTCCTTCTGGGTGCAGGTTTTTTATTGCCCTTGACCTTCTGTTGCTCATTGTTGGTTGCAGCAGAGCTTTCTCCTTGTTTTATGATGCCTACAGCCACCAGGAAAGGCTGCCTGCCTTTGCTGCCCTCTTGTTATATGATGTCACCTTCCCCTGCCTCACCTCGTCTTTTGGTGTTGTCTTCTTGCTGTTATCGCTCAGGTCTAGGATGCAGCTGTCCTACTCCAGAGTCCAGCACCCATGTGTTTTGGCTGCCATTGTCTTCCTACACTTCCTAGTATCAGTGGGAGCCATTGTCACTGTGGACCTTCTCCATCaatttcccttcctcctctttaTTTCCCAGGGGCTCTTTGTCATTATGGCAGCCATCCTGTCTATGTCCTTCTTCATCTTCTACTGCCTGGTGAAGTCTGACACAATGCTTATCTGTGACCTAAAAAACTCTATGCTACCCACAAACTACCTTAATAGATGTCCATTTTTGGATTTGTCGGACTGGAGCAGGGCCGCACGTACAGCTTTGTTTTCAGCTACATTTGGACTCTTCAATGCGGGACTTCAGTTGTATGCAATGCTCCATGCCTTGGGGTATGCAGGAACCCACATCTTCAGCCCTTGGCCATGGTGGGCATTTCAATTGGGGTTTAGGCTGTGTGAGCTGGGCATGAGCCTCCCTCTAGCGCTTGTTGGCATCTACCCTGTGTTTTGTTCCAATGAAACGCCCCGATTTCAGTGCTGGGCCAAGTTTTTCTGCCTCTCCCCGGGCCACGTCACCATGAAAGCACCAATTCTTCCAAACAATTATCAGTGGGCATCTTCCCAACATGAGAAGCTGGTGATCTGTGACAATATTGCTCGGAGCAATTCAGAGTTTCTCCCACTCTACACAGTGGTGGAGAAGCACATGAGTGTTGGTGAGGATATTGACCTGATACATCAAAGCAACAAGAGCATGGAGACCCAGGGCTGCGACATAAACCTAAAGAGAGATTGTGGATCAAAGGCATCATCATTCACCAGCATCCAGATGGACAGTGATTCCACTGTTGATTTTAGGCCACCGTCACCCATCAACCTGCGGCGCAGTATTGACGAGGCCCTGTTCAGTGAGGCTGTCATTCCAAGAAGCCTCTTCCATGGCACTGCCCTCACTAGCAACTTCTCTCTCAATATAAGGAGCCCCATCATTCGGGACAACAGTATTTTAAAGGAAAAGATCAGCGACCATGGCCTCTACCGAACTTCCTCTTGCTTGGAGATGGAAACAATCCAGCCAAGAGGGAATCCCACCCTAAACACTAGCAGGCCAGACACCACAGTATCTTCCCCTGAAAGGTGGAGAGGAGGCAATAGCAGCTCCAGTTCGCTATACAAACTATCTATGGATGGCTCGTCTTTGGTGCTCTGCTCCAGCCCAGAGAAAGCCAGCTGCTCTTCTTCCTTCAACTTTGAGAAGAAAGCCTATGTGAACTTGTCTCAGACCAACCCAAGCCATTTTTCTCAAGTGCCAGGCCTATATCAGGcacttcccccaccttcccaggAGTCGTTGGACTTTTTCTCCCAACAGGACACAGCCCTGCAAGAGGAATTTGTGGATATCTGCAGACAGATAGATACGCTGAGCATTAGTAGTGATACCATAGACCTGTAAACTGCTATTTTGTACCAAGACTAACATTGACCTTCCACTGTAATTAACACAGATATTGTTCAGTAAGCTTTCTGGTAGCAACAGAAAACTGTGTACCCCCAGGGCTATTGCATAGAGGCACACCAGTTCCAGAAATGCTCACTTGACTTTGGGCAGAGCTTGCGTTGAGGCACAAATCAATGGGGTATGCACTATAATTTTGCACTGCTTTGCAGTGGGATGTTATAGTAATGTAATCAATGTACTATACCATTCACACTGTACTGCAACCAATGCAATTTCACTTTAGTCCAAAGACAGAAAACTTACACTTATCTACTAAAcactttccccatagacacaacgAGGTCCATCTTCAGCCGGTGtgcggctcggctagttagccggataaacctgTCTATATATTCAGCGATGTGgacgtgctgctgaatatacctggctatcctaaagttagccgaataagtttatctgactaactttaggacaggtctacggGACATCCAGATTTAGACGGATAAGCTATCCAGCTGACTCTGAATATccgagttagctgaataacttatctgtgtaactcagctcctcccagttatgccctggCCCCGCCTGTTACTTGGCCAGCTAACTATTGACTGATAACTGCTGGTCCTGGGCACATATTCAGCCGCCACTCCTTAGCAGCATAAGTTGATACTTGTCTGGCTACTTgtcactgaatatggacctctcggGGGCCAAAAAATCCCTTAAAATGGCTAACTTATCcactaactttagctggataagttatctgggatatttagcaggataaaaaaaatcccgcTAAATATCTACAGTTgaagttaattatttatttgatttatattctgcatttcagtcactttaaagtggattgCATTGAGGTACTGTTGGTATTTGCCTGAAGGAACTAacttcagctggataacttttatacctgtgtttgaatatagccagttaggtttcaatGCATCTGGCTGCATATGGCCGAATAACTTTAAGGTTTACTGGCTACATTCAACAGAATATAGACGGTTAAATGGCCATAtagataaaagaaaaacaaagatccACGTGGGCCTGTCGGTTCAAATTACAGCCCTCCCTCCACACCCAAAGTGACAAAAAAGAGCCCTGCCCCCAAAAAACTTCCAaggacaaaattttaaaaagatttctggGGTCCTGGATAACTTTACTGGGCCCtggaatggcttttttttttttttttgtccagctaaattttagcctgaTAAGTGCCCCCGAGATTCAAAAGCTGTCATTTAAGCagataactcataagttatcgGGCTGcttgcctttgaatattgattcTGAAGGATCCAACTTCCTAAgcttccccctgcctcccccacgATCGGCCACTGGGCCTTCTAATGACTTTCCCCTCTCCATCTGGTCCGATTACGGCCTTTTAATAAGCCCCAGCAGTCTTCTCTCTTCCTGAACGTTTTGGTTTAATGGGCTCACCGCGATCAGTCTGTTCCGCTCAGAGACCGACCAAAACCAACTCGTATGCAGCACGAGACAGGAAGAGCAGCAAAGTGAAAAGATGGCAACTCCTGGGACTTTGAAGCCTTTCGTTACCGCCGAGGCTCCCGTTAACACTTCTTGTTTACAGAATCTGAGGTCCTGGTGGTCGTATGCTGGATGTTTTTCCTTAACGGTggcatcattttcaaagcaggacGGGGAGGGAAAGGGCTGAGAGGAGATACAGCCAGGGTGGCCACTGATCCATTCCCTTGCTGAAAGCCCCTACCAAATATTACCATGTTTGACAGGCTGACCTGCCTTCAACTCCCCTCCAGCCTTGTGTCCTGAGAAACTGAGAGGAACCTGATGGCGAAGAGGGGGAGATGGAGGGGAACCTGGAAGGAgcagaagggagggggaaagcaTAGAAGGAGTAGGGAGGGAGGATGTATCATACCAGCTGCACCCCTGCTTTTTAAATCTTAGATCTGCCCATGTACGTCATGTATGACGCTCGGATTTCTTATTCTGTGTATGgccagccataaaaaaaaaaaaaagacaattgtgcatcttgctcTTGCTTAATCAGGACATATGaatatttctttaaaacaagGCTGCTCTGTACAAACCTGGCCACCCTCGATGCAATGATAGAGGTTTTGACTGTCAAAAATGGTATCACAGACACTTCCTGAAACATCTCATGCCAGGCAGATTGTGGCACCAATCTGAACCCCACTGCTCCCCGGGGTGAGCTTCGGAGAGCTGCTTCTGAAGCTAAAACTAATGACTCAAGAATAATCCGATTAATGGATCCAGTGTGAGTAATTTACAAGGAATGCCTTGCTTTGATTCTCTATTTAATTGGGGggtggctgggaggggggaacaaATGATAAATTTCCAAATCTGCATTTGAAATA
Coding sequences:
- the PRRT4 gene encoding proline-rich transmembrane protein 4 is translated as MGFITWLCHSLFAFLLMDASATGPLAEALVTFSPSRTHTSPAGKLRHLSTDQGALLQTALGASPVGSEKNDVPMVSPSLDLNPESIAGNHDPVRQGKRQPEFGPEPLFTDMFLENKMELSSSANFLTPANKYWTELLQNSFPPGSLMPGSSLLVTEAAEEPFPDSSQHATGDNLILSPQRQSSHGWDGSPASKEASSMASSLSLPSPAGHWKPSPLPFDSDLFNPVPSVELPSSFWPTLDIKSLSAKPTASPSLDLESQPPLGSHQANSSPEVEKRNDHSLQVNLEEEMGMPPTRFQQERSSRKALPHLTSAFPLLSSLEASSSGILEEQDRAAHSDNQTPINVSPSARSASTWPAYNREKASDCVSSMTVSPTVEEMEATADAPSYFLPSPPLFITLHTDWNSAMSDWGIAWEFHIYGVGSLFGLVAFISLLSLLCLPFRCPSGCRFFIALDLLLLIVGCSRAFSLFYDAYSHQERLPAFAALLLYDVTFPCLTSSFGVVFLLLSLRSRMQLSYSRVQHPCVLAAIVFLHFLVSVGAIVTVDLLHQFPFLLFISQGLFVIMAAILSMSFFIFYCLVKSDTMLICDLKNSMLPTNYLNRCPFLDLSDWSRAARTALFSATFGLFNAGLQLYAMLHALGYAGTHIFSPWPWWAFQLGFRLCELGMSLPLALVGIYPVFCSNETPRFQCWAKFFCLSPGHVTMKAPILPNNYQWASSQHEKLVICDNIARSNSEFLPLYTVVEKHMSVGEDIDLIHQSNKSMETQGCDINLKRDCGSKASSFTSIQMDSDSTVDFRPPSPINLRRSIDEALFSEAVIPRSLFHGTALTSNFSLNIRSPIIRDNSILKEKISDHGLYRTSSCLEMETIQPRGNPTLNTSRPDTTVSSPERWRGGNSSSSSLYKLSMDGSSLVLCSSPEKASCSSSFNFEKKAYVNLSQTNPSHFSQVPGLYQALPPPSQESLDFFSQQDTALQEEFVDICRQIDTLSISSDTIDL